One genomic segment of Naumovozyma castellii chromosome 9, complete genome includes these proteins:
- the ATG27 gene encoding Atg27p (ancestral locus Anc_1.160) — MKLESIQTVAASLAVLITLTPYVDALQCSKHDILKKYKIDKYASLGQIERDTPPSKTTEKWWVNPCEESKADINIPSLCYQDDVICGLTEVLLPGKDPLVTQVINFSKKLAYSVEEVDDTLVLSLKSTKWGSNTLDARLEFSCDDKLETDELSKTTWQNNQILLSIKGPSGCLKNGKDKDSDGNKGGNNNDDHNDKGDNRKEGKPREGQSSGTSWFLWLVLYALLFTVICLVVVSYMNTRGGSFDDFRTEFIERATELITSLPQFTKEIVNKVLGRDSARRTGYSAV, encoded by the coding sequence ATGAAATTGGAATCTATTCAAACTGTGGCTGCATCCCTGGCAGTTCTTATTACCCTTACACCGTACGTGGATGCGTTGCAATGTTCTAAGCATgatatcttgaagaaatacAAGATAGACAAGTATGCCTCATTGGGTCAAATAGAAAGGGACACCCCACCAAGTAAAACTACAGAGAAATGGTGGGTGAATCCATGTGAAGAGAGTAAAGCAGATATTAATATTCCTTCTCTTTGTTATCAGGACGATGTCATTTGTGGATTAACGGAAGTATTACTACCAGGTAAAGATCCCCTTGTGACACAAGtgattaatttttccaagaaattaGCTTATTCAGtagaagaagttgatgaTACCTTAGTTCTATCCTTAAAGAGTACGAAGTGGGGGTCCAATACATTGGATGCTAGATTGGAATTCAGTTGtgatgataaattagaAACAGATGAATTGTCAAAGACCACTTGGCAAAACAATCAGATTCTTTTGTCCATTAAGGGTCCATCGGGATGTTTGAAGAACGGTAAGGACAAAGATTCTGATGGTAATAAAGGTgggaataataatgatgacCACAACGACAAAGGTGATAATAGGAAGGAAGGTAAGCCAAGAGAAGGGCAAAGTAGTGGCACCTCCTGGTTTCTCTGGTTAGTACTTTACGCGTTACTCTTCACTGTAATTTGTTTAGTGGTTGTATCATACATGAATACCAGAGGAGGTTCATTTGATGACTTCCGCACTGAATTTATTGAACGTGCAACTGAACTCATAACATCTTTACCGCAGTTTACAAAAGAAATAGTCAATAAAGTGTTGGGTCGTGATTCAGCTAGACGAACCGGTTACAGTGCTGTTTGA
- the RFA3 gene encoding Rfa3p (ancestral locus Anc_1.165): MASETPRLDPTEIGNSSSSLLFRIVAQVKSQPSESTLILASPTRANEMITLDHVRFSIPNKTFEAGKWYEFICRGNDQGEVGFLILDSIPCVLGEDEEISLDAIVALQNLNKKFPEIY; this comes from the coding sequence ATGGCTAGTGAAACCCCCAGATTAGACCCCACGGAAATCGGCAACAGCAGCTCGTCGTTGCTGTTCCGCATTGTAGCACAAGTGAAGTCGCAACCCAGCGAGTCCACGTTGATATTGGCATCGCCCACCAGGGCCAACGAGATGATCACGTTGGATCACGTCAGGTTTTCCATCCCCAATAAGACCTTTGAAGCGGGCAAATGGTACGAGTTTATCTGCAGGGGCAACGACCAGGGAGAAGTTGGGTTCTTGATATTGGATTCCATTCCCTGTGTGTTAGGCGAGGATGAAGAGATCAGTTTAGATGCCATTGTCGCATTACAGAATCTAAATAAGAAGTTTCctgaaatatattga
- the KRE9 gene encoding Kre9p (ancestral locus Anc_1.164): protein MFSFNLCFYLWLLLHLHTSLADVSIQTPEQGSSYSPGSDGTISIDLEWVDDTASPTLDQITYYTFTLCTGPNDEIVNVKTLASQITASQLTIDSSGDDKKYGYTLSIPKAVTGNGQYYIQVFAWLDNEGSTIHYTPRFTLQKMTGATSYTYTDATQPAPQTSIHYNDNANNNGGDNGGTIDTRSFTVPYTKQSGISRFAPMQMQPGTKITRTTWTSKFPTSAVTYYSTMRKSLNQITTLTPGWSYTITSGVNYASVAAMPSENGGWYNPSKRLTLSVRKVNN from the coding sequence ATGTTCAGCTTTAACTTGTGCTTCTACCTGTGGCTTCTGCTTCATCTGCACACGTCCCTAGCCGATGTCAGCATTCAAACACCCGAACAGGGCTCCTCATACAGTCCGGGATCCGACGGTACCATCTCCATCGACTTGGAATGGGTAGACGATACTGCTTCTCCCACTTTGGATCAAATCACATACTACACCTTTACGCTCTGCACGGGACCTAACGATGAAATCGTCAACGTCAAGACTTTGGCTTCTCAAATCACAGCGAGTCAACTAACCATCGACTCATCAGGTGACGACAAGAAGTACGGTTACACTTTGAGTATCCCCAAGGCTGTCACGGGGAATGGACAATACTACATCCAAGTTTTTGCTTGGTTGGATAATGAAGGGTCCACCATCCATTACACTCCAAGATTCACCTTGCAGAAGATGACGGGTGCCACTTCGTACACGTACACTGATGCTACTCAACCTGCACCACAGACCTCGATCCATTACAACGATAAtgccaataataatggagGTGACAATGGGGGGACCATCGACACTAGATCATTCACGGTTCCATACACGAAGCAAAGTGGTATCTCTAGGTTTGCACCCATGCAAATGCAACCGGGGACTAAGATCACTAGGACTACATGGACTAGTAAGTTCCCCACGAGTGCGGTTACGTATTACTCCACTATGAGAAAGTCATTGAACCAAATCACTACGTTGACCCCTGGTTGGTCCTATACGATCACATCAGGAGTTAATTATGCATCTGTCGCCGCCATGCCATCTGAGAATGGTGGGTGGTACAACCCATCTAAAAGATTGACCCTCTCTGTGAGAAAGGTCAACAATTAA
- the SWI3 gene encoding Swi3p (ancestral locus Anc_1.163) has product MKQANIAQEIMSDIQGRYYTQPGRRFSTHNTQLAMDTDTMSQSQSQVAPTDDAAPQLDATNEASISESEAIMQNDNNDANNDQDVELSSTAATPDVPHEQKLEENVMEPETNENNDKVESNSPIIQTSPSTNTSLTDGLATGNENEQEKSLSQENHVSFDIQSDAKQEDRMDIDKPGELEHTEIKPIFSDTNNNNDDEEEEESVSPMITTKSDTDHPVKEEQPSAEENISFPQFHEIVIPSYSSWFNLKKIHKIEKKSLPEFFTNRIPSKTPQVYVRYRNFMVNSYRINPNEYFTVTVARRNLSGDAAMIFRIHRFLNKWGLINYQVNPKLLPKNVEPPYTSEYSTKHDAPRGLFPFESFKPSLQLPDLAKLKKMMDLHDEDSPLYKYLLEQKNDTIKKEHGNEPKEPELLPDHVLTDETNKRKSTDTEHILPPAKKRVKILESTDDNWNKEELAKLLKGLQTHGSNWFQVAKDIGNKTPEQCILKFLQLPIEDKFLYQSSPSDENSKTNNLGPLNFAPHLPFSNSDNPVLSTIAFLVGLVDPKIVQSMTNRAIRQLEGEEIGNKEQDEKTKTEEEIEEKVENIQQDKLEEEEQQENKEQEQDVSGEADQHNEQEDQNAKGEGAENKNQDPEQEQEQEQLETKEEAQDQKQEISNLPEPAIAKETKDKEEPIIDAVPDVSAALGSPLKEGSEIAFSTLGVRSKVFANNEERKLIRLSNQMVQIQLRKVETKMNLINKLEKTMELEKKVLERQQEDLLIQRLTFNKNSKKLLEKFQSSLESFDNKEILEQNINEIKSLLTNPAQLSFGKPFNSSVSISRAEAESNANASESEIKPISIEAPQFYRYWSA; this is encoded by the coding sequence ATGAAGCAAGCAAACATTGCCCAAGAGATAATGAGTGACATACAGGGCAGATACTATACACAGCCAGGACGACGATTCTCAACACATAACACACAGCTAGCCATGGATACGGATACGATGTCGCAGTCGCAATCGCAGGTAGCACCCACGGATGACGCCGCACCGCAGCTGGATGCCACCAATGAGGCCTCCATCTCTGAGTCCGAAGCCATCATGCAGAacgataataatgatgcaAATAACGACCAAGATGTTGAACTATCATCCACTGCTGCAACACCAGACGTGCCGCACGAACAGAAGTTGGAAGAAAACGTCATGGAACCGGAAACGAACGAGAACAACGATAAGGTAGAGTCAAATTCACCAATAATACAAACATCTCCCTCTACCAATACATCGTTGACAGATGGGCTTGCCACTGGgaatgaaaatgaacagGAGAAATCTCTGTCGCAGGAAAATCATGTTTCATTTGATATCCAATCTGACGCCAAACAAGAAGACAGAATGGATATAGATAAACCAGGTGAATTGGAACACACTGAGATAAAACCTATATTTTCGgatactaataataataacgatgacgaagaggaagaggaaagCGTTTCACCAATGATAACAACAAAATCAGACACGGACCATCCAgtcaaagaagaacaacCATCAGCTgaggaaaatatttcattccCTCAGTTTCATGAAATTGTCATTCCATCCTATTCATCATGGTttaatttgaagaaaattcaCAAGATTGAGAAAAAATCACTACCAGAATTCTTTACCAATAGAATACCTTCTAAGACCCCACAAGTTTATGTCAGATATAGAAATTTTATGGTCAATTCATATCGaataaatccaaatgaATACTTCACAGTCACAGTAGCAAGAAGAAACCTTTCAGGAGATGCAGCAATGATATTTAGAATTCATCGTTTCCTAAATAAATGGGGGTTGATCAATTATCAAGTAAATCCAAAACTATTACCCAAAAATGTGGAACCACCATACACTTCAGAATATTCTACAAAACATGATGCTCCAAGGGGCCTTTTCCCCTTTGAAAGCTTTAAACCTTCTTTACAACTACCTGATTTagcaaaattgaaaaaaatgatggATTTACATGACGAGGACAGTCCATTATATAAATACCTTCttgaacaaaaaaatgataCAATAAAAAAGGAACATGGAAATGAACCAAAGGAACCAGAACTCCTTCCTGATCATGTCTTGACAGATGAAACtaacaaaagaaaatccACAGATACTGAACATATACTGCCTCCGGCCAAGAAAAGAGTCAAGATATTAGAATCCACAGATGATAATTggaacaaagaagaattggccaaattattaaaaggTTTGCAAACTCATGGGTCCAATTGGTTCCAAGTGGCTAAAGATATTGGAAATAAGACCCCAGAACAATGCATATTAAAATTCTTACAATTACCCATTGAGGATAAATTCTTATATCAATCATCACCATCAGatgaaaattcaaaaactaATAATTTGGGTCCATTGAATTTTGCTCCACATTTaccattttccaatagTGATAATCCGGTATTATCTACAATTGCATTCTTAGTAGGTCTGGTAGATCCAAAAATCGTCCAATCGATGACGAATAGAGCAATAAGACAATTGGAAGGTGAggaaattggaaataaagaacaagatgagAAGACCAAgactgaagaagaaattgaagagaaagTTGAAAATATACAACAAGATAaacttgaagaagaagagcagcaagaaaataaagaacaagagCAGGACGTCAGTGGAGAAGCAGATCAGCATAATGAACAAGAGGATCAGAATGCCAAGGGAGAAGGAGCGGAAAACAAAAATCAAGATCCAGAACAGGAGCAAGAGCAAGAGCAACTAGagacaaaagaagaagcacAAGATCAAAAACAAGAGATAAGTAACCTTCCAGAGCCAGCTATAGCGAAGGAGACTAAGGATAAAGAGGAACCAATAATTGACGCTGTACCTGATGTTTCTGCAGCTCTCGGTTCTCCTCTTAAAGAAGGTTCCGAGATTGCATTTTCTACTCTAGGTGTAAGGTCAAAAGTATTTgctaataatgaagaaagaaaattgattCGATTGTCTAATCAAATGgttcaaattcaattacGGAAAGTTGAAACAAAGATGAATCTAATAAACAAGTTAGAGAAAACGATGGAATTGGAGAAAAAAGTCTTGGAGAGGCAGCAAGAAGATCTACTTATTCAAAGGCTaacatttaataaaaattccaagaaattgttaGAGAAGTTCCAATCATCATTAGAGTCATTTGACAATAAGGAGATTTTGGAACAaaacattaatgaaattaaaagcCTCTTAACAAATCCAGCGCAATTGAGTTTCGGTAAAccatttaattcttcagtATCAATATCAAGAGCAGAGGCTGAATCCAATGCAAATGCATCTGAAAGTGAAATTAAGCCAATATCGATAGAAGCCCCACAATTTTATAGATATTGGTCTGCATGA
- the GON7 gene encoding chromatin DNA-binding EKC/KEOPS complex subunit GON7 (ancestral locus Anc_1.154) → MTTPSAIYKHGDELEKHFQVDINNARYKTTNGSTTGPSEHVLNAGQIDRDRPSDPKLLDNTESSSPSYTPLSLLRMQLTGLQDDINIFLTERMEVAKMKKSKLASDAEEKRIEEEIKVLLDGGDDDNSETENEQ, encoded by the coding sequence ATGACCACACCTTCCGCCATCTACAAGCATGGAGACGAACTAGAGAAACACTTCCAAGTGGACATTAATAATGCCAGATATAAGACTACAAATGGTAGCACAACCGGTCCCAGTGAACACGTCTTGAATGCAGGTCAAATAGATAGAGACAGACCATCCGATCCGAAACTACTGGATAATACAGAGTcatcttctccttcttaCACTCCATTAAGTCTGCTCAGAATGCAATTGACGGGATTACAGGATGAtattaatatcttcttgACTGAGAGGATGGAAGTGGccaagatgaaaaaaagtAAATTGGCCAGTGATGCGGAAGAGAAACGAATCGAGGAAGAGATCAAAGTATTATTAGACGGTGGTGACGATGACAATAGTGAAACGGAGAACGAacaataa
- the MNN11 gene encoding alpha-1,6-mannosyltransferase (ancestral locus Anc_1.156), giving the protein MGLRPKSNSTSRNHNDGGSHSNSYLHSNSKWSIKNIKTNILRSFYSNVALRIVSILSVFIFILYIFSNLFYPNSNNKNLFSSEHGYYLNELPASSRLIFPHVEHSPVLKEIGINALYIQRYEMDGTRKFVLKADDKPLTDEDKKKTTDQILLVKRSFLDHGKLVYRKDSDEPEIVIVTLIDFENDELDSIVKIVQNRVDYAQKHKYGVYIRWAQEFLPLMEKQTVLESYEHFKPLIMRSAIHAFPRAKYVFFVDKSALIMNLDLSLQKHLLEPSILDLTVLRNVPVLPQSNIKTYNHFDPHNAKIIIPQTQDGKLNMNSFILSTDLYGKSFLEYLSDPIIVNYAFDDLQSSVGHIIQWHPMFLKRTALVVPKVMASKYDASRGDTTSDSYHYTPGDLIASFEGCKERGTCDNDIKELYSKIKKD; this is encoded by the coding sequence ATGGGGTTAAGACCTAAATCAAATTCCACCTCGAGAAATCATAATGATGGAGGATCGCATTCCAATTCATATTTGCATTCCAATTCTAAATGGTCCATCAAGAATATTAAAACCAACATACTGAGGAGCTTCTACTCTAACGTTGCATTAAGGATCGTATCAATACTTTCcgtcttcatcttcattcttTACATCTTCTCCAATCTATTTTATCCAAActctaataataaaaatttattttcttcagagCATGGATATTATCTTAATGAGTTACCTGCATCAAGTCGTTTGATTTTTCCCCATGTGGAGCATTCTCCTGTGTTAAAGGAAATTGGGATCAACGCTTTATACATTCAGAGATATGAAATGGatggaacaagaaaattcGTCTTAAAAGCTGATGATAAACCATTGACGGATGAGGATAAAAAGAAAACGACAGATCAAATTTTGTTGGTGAAAAGATCATTTTTAGATCATGGTAAATTAGTGTATCGTAAGGATTCTGATGAACCAGAAATTGTTATTGTCACActaattgattttgaaaatgatgaactGGATTCCATTGTTAAAATCGTTCAAAATAGAGTGGATTATGCTCAAAAGCATAAGTATGGTGTATACATTCGTTGGGCACAAGAATTTCTACCGTTAATGGAGAAACAAACTGTACTTGAAAGCTATGAACACTTTAAACCCTTAATTATGCGTTCTGCCATTCATGCATTCCCAAGAGCTAAATatgttttctttgttgataAGTCTGCATTGATCATGAATTTGGATCTATCATTACAAAAGCATTTACTAGAACCATCAATACTAGATTTGACTGTCCTAAGGAACGTCCCAGTCTTACCACAATCAAATATCAAGACGTATAATCATTTTGATCCACATAATGCCAAGATAATCATTCCCCAGACACAAGATGgaaaattaaatatgaACTCATTTATTCTATCGACTGATTTGTACGGGAAATCCTTCTTGGAGTACTTAAGTGATCCAATTATTGTTAACTATGCGTTTGATGATCTACAATCAAGTGTAGGTCATATCATTCAATGGCACCCAATGTTCTTAAAGAGAACAGCCTTAGTTGTTCCTAAAGTAATGGCAAGTAAATACGATGCCTCTAGAGGGGACACGACTTCAGATTCATACCATTATACTCCAGGTGATTTAATAGCATCATTTGAAGGTTGTAAAGAAAGGGGAACCTGTGATAACGACATCAAAGAACTGTACTCtaaaattaaaaaggaTTAA
- the ATP12 gene encoding ATP synthase complex assembly protein ATP12 (ancestral locus Anc_1.158), with product MLKITTFTLRQSLRSSRCSNLNSIRRLTEGSLSTAVPLGADKTLENNLKTETNRLLKTGKKFWEDVKLNDKLLTDKISIEIDTKPIRTPLGNLLAVSKDKPLLAYLIRQEWATLTELSLNTDSMPLTSLVSRCIDLASTEEPGCDPNLIAKIGADRNQINSDLLRYLDTDTLLVFSPRAELEGVLRADQDKLYLPIIQGIKQFLSDYRSHASPIKLRTLDADIHGLRGNMQSQETKDAAINYLNSLSLWDLAVFEKTVLVTKSFVCGILLLQNKASKTVPLKQLQVDAERIAHLATLEITHQTRRWGEVEDTHDVNKVDIRRNIGVAAIAAFSM from the coding sequence ATGTTAAAAATAACCACTTTTACTCTGAGACAATCTTTAAGGAGTTCACGAtgttcaaatttaaatagTATTAGAAGGTTAACGGAAGGGTCACTATCCACTGCTGTACCCTTAGGGGCCGATAAGACGTTGGAAAACAATTTAAAGACTGAAACAAATCGATTATTAAAGACAGGTAAGAAATTTTGGGAGGACGTAAAGttgaatgataaattattgaCGGATAAGATTTCCATTGAGATTGATACTAAGCCGATAAGAACACCATTAGGGAATCTATTGGCGGTTTCGAAGGATAAGCCACTTCTGGCATATTTGATACGACAAGAATGGGCTACACTTACGGAACTGTCCTTAAATACGGATTCCATGCCATTGACCTCCCTTGTATCTCGTTGTATTGATTTGGCTTCCACTGAAGAACCTGGCTGTGATCCAAATTTGATTGCAAAGATTGGAGCAGACCGGAATCAAATTAATTCAGATCTTTTAAGGTATTTGGACACAGATACATTATTAGTATTCTCACCGAGAGCCGAATTGGAAGGAGTATTAAGAGCAGATCAGGATAAACTATATCTCCCCATAATACAAGGcattaaacaatttttaAGTGACTATAGATCACACGCTTCACCAATTAAATTGAGAACACTTGACGCAGACATTCATGGTTTAAGGGGTAATATGCAATCTCAGGAGACCAAAGATGCAGCCATTAATTActtaaattcattatctttATGGGATTTGGCAGTGTTTGAGAAAACCGTACTTGTAACTAAATCTTTTGTTTGCGGTATATTACTGTTGCAAAATAAGGCCTCTAAGACTGTTCCTTTAAAGCAATTGCAAGTTGATGCGGAGCGTATTGCTCATTTGGCTACTTTGGAGATTACACATCAAACCAGAAGATGGGGTGAAGTAGAGGACACCCACGATGTCAACAAGGTGGAcattagaagaaatattggtGTTGCGGCGATTGCAGCATTTAGCATGTAA
- the PFD1 gene encoding prefolding complex chaperone subunit (ancestral locus Anc_1.159): MSANKLAQEMATSLRTSKGQLDLVNQQLTHLSRQETIAQVTAKELESYPTSKVWRSCGKTFILQDKSDYISDLTHDEKLLQEQKKALEIKQKYLTTTVENTAESLKRLIQRN, translated from the coding sequence atgtcTGCTAACAAATTAGCTCAGGAGATGGCTACAAGTCTCAGAACTTCCAAGGGTCAGTTAGATTTAGTAAATCAACAATTAACTCATTTAAGCAGACAAGAAACAATAGCTCAAGTGACTGcaaaagaattagaatCATACCCAACATCTAAAGTATGGAGGTCCTGTGGGAAAACATTTATATTACAAGATAAATCAGACTACATAAGTGATTTGACACATGATgagaaattattacaagaacaaaagaaggCATTGGAGATTAAACAAAAGTACTTAACGACGACTGTGGAAAACACTGCAGAAAGTCTGAAGAGATTAATACAAAGGAATTGA
- the RPL17B gene encoding 60S ribosomal protein uL22 (ancestral locus Anc_1.161): MARYGATSTNPAKSASARGSYLRVSFKNTRETAQAVSGWELTKAQKYLEQVLDHKRAIPFRRFNSSIGRTAQGKEFGVTKARWPAKSVKFVQGLLQNAAANAEAKGLDATKLYISHIQVNQAPKQRRRTFRAHGRINKYESSPSHIELVVTEREEAVEKATEKKVVRLSSRQRGRIAAQKRISA, encoded by the exons ATGGCTAGATACGGTGCTACCTCGACTAACCCAGCTAAGTCTGCATCTGCTCGTGGTTCCTATTTACGTGTTTCCTTCAAGAACACCAGAGAAACAGCTCAAGCTGTCTCCGGTTGGGAATTGACCAAGGCTCAAAAATACTTGGAACAAGTCTTAGATCACAAGAGAGCTATTCCATTCAGAAGATTCAACTCCTCTATTGGTAGAACCGCCCAAGGTAAGGAATTCGGTGTTACCAAGGCTAGATGGCCAGCCAAGTCTGTTAAGTTCGTCCAAGGTTTGTTGCAAAACGCAGCTGCCAATGCTGAA GCTAAGGGTTTAGATGCTACCAAGTTGTACATCTCTCACATTCAAGTTAACCAAGCTCCAAagcaaagaagaagaactttCAGAGCTCACGGTAGAATTAACAAGTACGAATCCTCTCCATCCCACATTGAATTGGTCGTCActgaaagagaagaagcCGTCGAAAAGGCTACTGAAAAGAAGGTTGTTAGATTGTCTTCTAGACAAAGAGGTAGAATTGCCGCTCAAAAGCGTATTTCTGcttaa
- the NCAS0I03000 gene encoding uncharacterized protein (ancestral locus Anc_1.152), whose amino-acid sequence MLSFNKSSNRRRSFKQESLVSEDEEEERQSFIFNNFDEVEIDIFKKPSLFQRTDDELDLNILSEVSDDAREEGEEDEEQEEDDYAFAEVDNILSESKSPLESKTTSISSRNGNYEEEDLEVTLQLNSISSPSKENEQEFEPFNNWSISDLFDPSIRNSPTQEKRGTSVTSSQGRSRTKIRNSREPIINTLSKKQICFVRHFVSNLIKPSLAKQPNKAFPAKKYDDIPSVFHNKNLLFKCSLLLIRNLSNRTPVGINFPFKINSSTPLSTISLRTNSNSNSNSWFSWSLIPRVTGSET is encoded by the coding sequence atgcTCTCCTTTAACAAGAGTTCCAATAGGCGTCGTTCCTTTAAACAAGAAAGTCTGGTGagtgaagatgaagaagaagaacgaCAATCTTTCATATTTAATAACTTTGATGAGGTGGAGATTgatatattcaagaaacCTTCCCTCTTCCAGCGTACTGATGACGAACTGGacttaaatattttaagtGAAGTCTCTGACGATGCAAgagaagaaggagaagaagatgaagagcAGGAAGAGGACGATTATGCATTTGCAGAGGTGGATAATATCTTATCTGAGTCAAAAAGTCCTCTGGAATCCAAGACGACATCAATTAGTTCAAGAAATGGTAAttatgaagaagaagacttAGAAGTCACTTTACAATTGAATTCCATCTCTTCTCCCTCtaaggaaaatgaacaGGAATTCGAACCTTTTAATAATTGGTCCATTTCTGATTTATTTGATCCTTCCATTAGAAACTCCCCTACACAGGAGAAACGTGGAACCTCCGTCACTTCTTCTCAAGGGCGGTCCCGTACTAAGATAAGGAACTCAAGGGAACCCATTATTAACACTCTGAgcaagaaacaaatatgtTTTGTCAGGCattttgtttccaatttaataaaaCCATCTTTAGCGAAACAACCTAACAAGGCATTTCCTGCTaagaaatatgatgatATTCCATCTGTTTTtcataataaaaatttgCTCTTCAAATGTTCTTTATTACTGATAAGAAACTTGAGCAATCGTACACCAGTGGGAATTAATTTCCCATTCAAGATCAATTCTTCTACTCCCCTATCCACCATTTCCTTGCGAACAAATTCTAATAGTAATTCAAATTCGTGGTTCAGTTGGAGTTTAATACCTAGGGTAACAGGAAGCGAAACGTGA